The following are from one region of the Biomphalaria glabrata chromosome 4, xgBioGlab47.1, whole genome shotgun sequence genome:
- the LOC129925962 gene encoding platelet glycoprotein Ib alpha chain-like, whose translation MPMPGLQRYRLKSKYKQALQKYEDAVSETREEKEESKEERISSVAEHSATSVPEHSATSVPEHSATSVAEHSATSVPEHSATSVPEHSATSVPEHSATSVPEHSATSVPEHSATSVPEHSATSVPEHSATSVPEHKQTLYTKTGARGGYRFKIIRYRRPQH comes from the exons ATGCCAATGCCAGGACTACAAAGATATAGACTTAAGTCGAAATACAAACAGGCTTTGCAAAAATATGAAGATGCAGTCAGTGAAACCAG agaagagaaagaggagTCGAAAGAAGAAAGAATCTCATCAGTAGCAGAACACAGTGCAACATCAGTACCAGAACACAGTGCAACATCAGTACCAGAACACAGTGCAACATCAGTAGCAGAACACAGTGCAACATCAGTACCAGAACACAGTGCAACATCAGTACCAGAACACAGTGCAACATCAGTACCAGAACACAGTGCAACATCAGTACCAGAACACAGTGCAACATCAGTACCAGAACACAGTGCAACATCAGTACCAGAACACAGTGCAACATCAGTACCAGAACACAGTGCAACATCAGTACcagaacacaaacaaacactgTACACTAAGACTGGAGCAAGGGGAGGCTACCGATTCAAGAtcattcgttatagaaggcctcaacactaa